A region from the Rhinoderma darwinii isolate aRhiDar2 chromosome 2, aRhiDar2.hap1, whole genome shotgun sequence genome encodes:
- the PPP2R3B gene encoding serine/threonine-protein phosphatase 2A regulatory subunit B'' subunit beta isoform X2: MKSGNMRIKEISLRQDPDLRKELALLARGCDFVLPSRFKKRLKAFQQIQAQPKREEPRTPTLSQHIPKFYFPKGCPKANVNVDSIISKIEKTFSAFPNERASLEDMSKVAKACECPLYWKAPLFYAAGGDRTGHVSVHKFVAMWRKVLQTCHDDAAKFVQLLAKPGCVYLEQEDFIPFLQDVVNTHTHLTFLREASEFHSRYITTVVQRIFYVVNRSWSGRITCAELRKSNFLQHVALLEEEDINQSTDYFSYEHFYVIYCKFWELDTDHDLYIDEQDLSKHSDNAISSRIIERIFSGAVTRGRKTPKEGKISYADFVWFLLSEEDKKTQTSIEYWFRCMDLDGDGVLSMYELEYFYEEQCQKMESMAIEPLPFEDCLCQMLDLVKPQCDGKITLHDLKKCKQANVFFDTLLNLDKYLDHEQKDPFSVLRVGENEGQELSDWEKYAAEEYAILVAEEAATEQWNDGYDAELNAVETDIVNEKNFSMDKRPILDMASEESQLDVEYDYEDDFE; this comes from the exons gcACAACCAAAGAGGGAAGAACCAAGGACTCCTACCTTAAGCCAGCACATTCCAAAATTCTACTTTCCTAAAGGCTGTCCAAAAGCCAATGTTAACGTGGATAGTATCATTTCAAAGATTGAGAAGACTTTTTCTGCTTTTCCAAATGAACGGGCTAGTCTTGAAGACATGAGCAAAGTAGCTAAG GCTTGTGAATGTCCACTTTACTGGAAAGCACCATTGTTTTATGCAGCTGGTGGGGACAGGACTGGACATGTGTCTGTTCACAAGTTCGTCGCCATGTGGAGAAA GGTTTTACAGACTTGCCACGATGACGCAGCAAAGTTTGTGCAGCTATTGGCCAAGCCAGGCTGTGTTTATTTGGAACAGGAGGATTTCATTCCTTTTTTACAA GATGTAGTGAACACTCACACTCACTTAACGTTTTTGCGAGAAGCCTCAGAATTTCATTCCCGGTACATCACCACA GTAGTTCAGAGGATATTCTACGTTGTAAACAGATCGTGGTCTGGTCGGATCACATGTGCAGAGCTCAGAAAAAGCAACTTCCTGCAG CATGTGGCACTTCTGGAGGAGGAAGATATCAACCAGTCAACAGACTATTTTTCATATGAACACTTCTATGTCATTTACTGCAAGTTCTGGGAGCTTGACACTGACCACGACTTGTACATTGATGAGCAGGACCTATCCAAGCACAGCGACAACG CTATATCAAGCAGGATTATCGAAAGAATTTTCTCAGGAGCAGTAACACG GGGTCGTAAAACGCCAAAAGAGGGGAAGATTAGCTATGCAGACTTTGTGTGGTTTCTCTTATCTGAAGAAGACAAGAAAACACAGACAAG TATTGAGTACTGGTTTCGCTGTATGGATCTTGATGGAGATGGAGTCTTATCAATGTATGAGCTGGAGTACTTCTATGAGGAACAATGCCAGAAGATGGAGAGCATGGCCATTGAGCCCTTACCATTTGAAGACTGTCTATGTCAGATGTTGGATCTTGTCAAACCTCAGTGTGATG GTAAAATTACACTTCATGACTTGAAGAAATGCAAACAAGCGAATGTATTTTTTGACACTTTACTAAATCTTGACAAATATTTGGACCATGAACAAAAGGATCCATTCTCTGTATTGCGG GTTGGGGAAAATGAAGGACAAGAACTTTCCGACTGGGAAAAATATGCTGCAGAAGAATATGCCATCTTAGTAGCTGAAGAGGCTGCCACAGAACAGTGGAATGATGG GTATGATGCAGAATTAAATGCTGTGGAGACGGATATAGTGAATGAAAAGAACTTTTCCATGGATAAAAGACCTATTTTGGATATGGCTTCAGAAGAGTCGCAACTAGATGTGGAGTATGACTATGAAGATGACTTTGAATAA